One Chitinophaga varians DNA window includes the following coding sequences:
- a CDS encoding TlpA disulfide reductase family protein, producing the protein MRTLALTTACLLPVLAFAQEGPYTITGSIGKENKFEKAYLYSSNSKGRLIDSVAINNGSFTFTGKTDIPARAFLFTGNTLSSSFTANRLVFYLEQGKIRVESADSIANATVKGGAANTVHQQYKAASRDINKRSDALSQKYYATPAAEREQEAFKQQYQADNKAIAAAQQKVVTTFIKAHPNTSVSLDALTEWAGYDPDPAVVEPVFKLLSPSVRKSKAGEHFAAQLESQRRTAIGVVAPEFIQNDTLGNPVALKDFRGKYVLVDFWASWCGPCRQENPNVVEAFHKYKDKNFTILGVSLDNENGKSFWMQAIHDDKLQWTQVSDLKGWKNEAAKMYGVQGIPANFLIGPDGKIVGKNLRGEALEKKLASLLQ; encoded by the coding sequence ATGAGAACATTAGCATTGACCACTGCCTGCTTGCTGCCCGTCCTGGCATTCGCCCAGGAAGGTCCATACACCATCACCGGCAGCATCGGCAAAGAGAACAAATTTGAGAAAGCTTATCTGTACAGCAGCAACAGCAAAGGCAGGTTGATTGACTCTGTTGCCATTAACAATGGTAGCTTTACCTTCACCGGCAAGACTGATATTCCCGCGAGAGCCTTTCTTTTCACCGGCAATACCCTCTCCTCCTCTTTCACCGCCAACCGCCTGGTGTTCTACCTGGAGCAGGGCAAAATCCGTGTAGAGAGCGCAGATTCCATCGCCAATGCCACCGTGAAGGGCGGCGCAGCCAATACCGTGCATCAGCAGTACAAAGCGGCTTCCCGCGACATCAACAAACGCTCTGATGCGCTCAGCCAGAAATATTATGCCACGCCGGCAGCAGAACGGGAGCAGGAAGCCTTCAAACAACAGTATCAGGCTGACAACAAAGCGATAGCCGCCGCACAGCAGAAAGTGGTGACCACCTTCATCAAAGCACACCCCAATACATCCGTCAGCCTCGATGCGCTGACTGAATGGGCGGGTTATGATCCGGACCCGGCAGTAGTGGAACCGGTGTTTAAACTGCTGTCTCCTTCCGTACGTAAAAGCAAAGCCGGCGAACATTTCGCCGCTCAGTTAGAAAGCCAGCGCAGGACCGCTATCGGCGTAGTAGCGCCGGAGTTCATCCAGAACGACACGCTCGGTAATCCTGTCGCGCTGAAAGATTTCCGCGGTAAATATGTGCTGGTAGATTTCTGGGCCAGCTGGTGCGGTCCCTGCCGCCAGGAGAACCCTAACGTGGTAGAAGCTTTCCATAAGTACAAGGATAAGAATTTCACCATCCTCGGCGTATCCCTCGACAATGAAAACGGCAAGTCGTTCTGGATGCAGGCCATCCATGACGACAAGCTGCAATGGACACAGGTATCTGACCTGAAAGGCTGGAAAAACGAAGCCGCCAAAATGTACGGTGTACAAGGCATTCCGGCTAACTTTCTGATTGGCCCCGATGGTAAAATCGTCGGTAAAAATCTTCGTGGGGAAGCTTTGGAGAAAAAGCTTGCTTCTTTATTACAGTAG